In Vicia villosa cultivar HV-30 ecotype Madison, WI unplaced genomic scaffold, Vvil1.0 ctg.000451F_1_1_3, whole genome shotgun sequence, the following proteins share a genomic window:
- the LOC131628419 gene encoding uncharacterized protein LOC131628419 — protein MEMCKLCDLGANGPGFTWRGPIFQGGQWIFERLDRAICNEEWRLLFTEAQVKVLTRVEFSDHHPIMIALTNSSHERIPKPFWFESAWMVDNKYIDRLRGFWNKQDDFMKNLQRVESDANEWKSCSVQHVQKVKRCIMARLQGIQRGIQDKHNISGQLRLEKKLQGPGGAQNNLAPRRTHVVPEI, from the coding sequence ATGGAAATGTGTAAGTTGTGTGACCTTGGTGCTAATGGTCCCGGGTTCACATGGAGAGGGCCGATATTTCAAGGAGGTCAGTGGATCTTCGAAAGATTGGATAGAGCTATTTGTAATGAAGAGTGGAGATTGCTGTTCACGGAAGCGCAAGTGAAAGTTCTTACTAGAGTTGAATTTTCTGATCACCATCCAATTATGATTGCGTTGACAAACAGTAGCCATGAGAGGATTCCTAAACCGTTTTGGTTTGAGAGTGCTTGGATGGTGGACAACAAGTATATAGATAGATTAAGGGGATTTTGGAATAAACAGGATGATTTTATGAAAAATCTTCAAAGAGTTGAATCTGATGCAAATGAGTGGAAGTCTTGTTCAGTTCAACATGTGCAAAAGGTTAAAAGATGTATTATGGCTCGTCTCCAAGGTATCCAAAGAGGCATTCAAGATAAGCATAATATTTCCGGCCAGTTGAGGTTAGAGAAAAAGCTGCAGGGGCCAGGGGGAGCTCAAAACAATCTTGCGCCAAGAAGAACTCATGTGGTTCCAGAGATCTAG